In one window of Helianthus annuus cultivar XRQ/B chromosome 17, HanXRQr2.0-SUNRISE, whole genome shotgun sequence DNA:
- the LOC110921964 gene encoding transcription factor bHLH162-like → MECNPSSSCRVDRRTIEKNRRTHMKALYSELHSIVPHESSRDVISQPDQLQEAANYIKKLQIKLEKMKNEKDKRMRLKELEINHKKDTKISSLMVGQQRTPQIDVRVIGSSLEAILITGVEFRHLFSETIRVIHEEGFDVVNASFSIVSDMVVHTIHAQIGEPYVSDNGVSKIIKKLNNILYSI, encoded by the exons ATGGAATGCAACCCAAGTTCATCTTGTAGGGTTGACAGAAGAACCATTGAGAAAAACAGAAGGACTCACATGAAGGCCCTATACTCCGAACTCCATTCTATTGTGCCTCATGAATCTTCTAGg GATGTGATATCACAACCAGATCAACTTCAGGAAGCTGCAAACTACATCAAGAAATTACAAATAAAACTAGAGAAAATGAAAAACGAAAAGGATAAGAGGATGCGGTTGAAGGAACTGGAAATTAATCATAAGAAAGACACCAAAATCTCGAGTTTGATGGTGGGGCAACAAAGAACACCACAGATTGATGTTCGTGTAATTGGGTCATCTCTTGAAGCAATTCTCATCACTGGGGTTGAATTTCGGCACTTGTTCAGTGAAACCATTCGTGTGATCCATGAAGAAGGCTTTGACGTCGTAAATGCTAGTTTTTCTATCGTTAGCGATATGGTTGTTCATACCATACATGCTCAG ATTGGAGAGCCTTATGTCTCAGATAATGGTGTTTCAAAGATCATAAAGAAACTGAATAACATCTTGTATAGCATTTGA